TTACTTTTGCTTCAAGCATGGACTACAAAGATCTGAGAAAAGAGTATCTAAAGCACAGTCTTGAGCTTTCTGATTTGGATCCGGATCCCATCCTGCAATTCAAACGCTGGTTTCACGAAGCCATTCGCGCCAAAGTAGATGAGCCAAATGCCATGGTTTGTGCCACAGTCAGTAAAGAGGGTAAACCCTCTTGCAGGTATGTTTTATTAAAAGGCTTGAGGGAAAATCGATTTGTTTTTTTTACCAATTACAACAGCCGCAAAGGAATTGAATTGACAGAAAATAAGTTTTGCAGTCTGGTCTTCTTCTGGAGGGAATTGGAAAGACAGGTGAGAGTTGAAGGGATGGCTGAAAAATCTACAGAAGAGTACTCCGATGAATACTTCGAATCAAGGCCGTTGGGAAGCAGGATTTCCAGCCTGGTTTCTCCACAGAGTGCAATAATCCCTTCAAAAGCGGTATTGGAAGAAGAATTAAAAAAGTGGTCAGAACTGGATGCCGGACTGATCAAACGTCCGGTCCATTGGGGAGGTTTTGAAATTATTCCAGATCGAATGGAGTTCTGGCAAGGAAGACAGGATCGTCTGCACGACAGGGTTTGTTACCAGAAAAAATTGGATTCCAGTTGGGAGCTCTTTCTCCTGGCACCTTGAGCATAAACCAAAACACATGAAAGAAAACAAAAAATCCAAAACGGATCAGAAAAAAGGCAAGGTCGTCAAATTTGAACCCTCAAATGATCAGGAGATAGGTTTGTTTGTCGAAGAAATCCTTCTCAATCACGAAGAAGATTTTAAGGAGGATTGTTTTTTTGAAGATATCATTGAAGCAGGCAGGGTCCTGTGGAATCTGGCCACTCTTCGGAAATTTCATCCCAAATTATTTTTGGATCTACTCCCGGAGGTGGAATTGGAGCTCGCCGAAATTGGATTGGTCAAATCCAAAATTCAGGAGATTTTGAAATTAAAAGAAACTAAATATTCCAGAGGAATTTATTTGGCTGATGAGGTGGAAATGTTGGATCCGGAAAATTCCAGTGCTCCAACAATTAAGGTCAACCTGATCAAAACAGAAAATTTTGCAGAATTTTTGAAGTCCAGTGTGATCGAATACCCTGAATTATATATGTTTTTTGGAATTGAAGACGAAGACGCATACGATGGGTCCGAATATATGGAAGACGAAGATGACAGTATCCCGGGATACATGGACCGGTTTAACCTCGTTTTAATGCCAAGACCAAACTTTGTATTGTGGGCAGAAAAATGGCTGAACGAAAACAACAAAAAGTCACTTTTGGAGGCAAAGAGTTTTGCGATTTCAAGTGATTGGGACCAAACCCCGATGGATGATTTGATAGAAACATACTATCAAAAAATGATGGAAGTCATTCTGATGAGAATTACAGAGAAAAAGAACTGGCCCAAAAAACTCAGTCTTTCTCTTTTTTACGATTGGTTTGAATGCCATAAGACGGAAGTCACCTACGATCTGGAAAGCGATATGGTGCTTAAATTTGGAGAGGGCTACCCCGATGATTTTGACTTTGACGCGAGCCTGAATTGATGGTCACTTGCCGGTTGTGAATGGTCCATTTTTGTGCAGCGCGGGAATAAAACTGAGCATATTGTAGAACGAGTTGATATAAGAAAAAAGAGCCTATGCAAAAATTTATTCTTCATCCCCTCCTCTTTGCCTTTATTCTGATCCAACCGATGTTGGCTCAGGATTTTATTGAGAAAGAAAGTCGGCTGATCCTCGACGATCTGATTCAGCATAGGCGGCATCTGCACCAGAATCCTGAACTCAGCAACAGGGAATTTAATACCGCCCAGTACGTTGCCAAGCACTTGCGCGAATACAATCTTGAAGTGAAGGAGGGGATTGCCCACACAGGCGTTGTTGGGATTTTAAAAACCAATCGACCCGGTCCCGTGATTGCGCTCCGGGCAGACATGGATGCCTTGCCTGTTGAAGAAAAATCAGGACTGCCCTTTGCCTCGCAATTAAAAACCAATTACAATGGCCAGGAAGTATCAGTAAGTCACGCCTGCGGTCATGATGCCCACGTCGCCATCCTCCTGGGCACCGCCCAATTATTGGCCAAACACCGCCATCGGTTGAAAGGAACCATTGTTTTTATCTTTCAGCCAGCAGAAGAGGGACCTCCCGAAGGCGAAGAGGGTGGCGCTCCGATGATGATTCAGCAAGGAGTATTGGAGGATCCAAAGGTGGAGGTCATTTTTGGATTGCACATGAATGCCCATGCTCCTGTAGGACATCTGTGGTACAAGCCGGGTGCATTTATGGCATCTGCAGACTGGTTTAAAGTGGAAATCACCGGAAAACAAACCCATGGTGCCAAGCCCTGGGACGGTGTTGACCCAATCACCGTTGCGGCACAGATCATACAGGGATATCAGACCATTGTAGCCAGACAAACAGACCTCACAAAGACACCTTTGGTGTTGACGGTGGGAAAAATCAATGGTGGGTTAAGAGAAAACATCATTCCCGAAAAAGTAATTTTTGGTGGCAGCATAAGGGTCATGGATACCAGCATTCAATACCAAACACACCGGAGCATGCATCTGATGACAAAAAACATCGCAGAGGCCTATGGAGCAAATGCCAGTTTGACCATTGTCCAGAGGTGCCCGGTGACTTTTAATACCCCTGACCTGGTGCAGAGAATGATCCCTTCCCTGCAAAAGGCTGCCGGAGCAGATCGCGTGTCATTGACCGATGGATCTACCTGGTCAGAAGATTTTGCCTGGTATGGTACCAAGGTGCCTTCCTTTTTTTTCAATCTGGGTGGCAGACCAGTTGGCATAGATCCTGATAAAGTGTCTCCCCACCATACACCCGGATTTGTGATAGATGACAGCCAGCTGGATGTTGGCGTCCGGGCTTTTTGCCATTTGGTAATGGATTACAGCCGGTAGGATGCACTTTTGCCATTTTATCAAATCCAGCCATTAAAAAAATCAAGTTGACGGCAGAATTTTTCAGAATGTTTAACTTTGTCTCATGAAACTCCACACCATTATTTCGATTTCTTTTCTGCTTATTTTGGCCTGCAAACCCAAGGTAGATTATGAGGCAAAAATGCAACAGTTGGCTGCAGAATGGACCGATGCATCCGCCCAATTAAGTGAAATAAAAATCAAGATCCGGAACAATCTCAATTCGATGCAATCCCTGATGCCCAACATCAAAATGGACAATGATGCATTCCGGAAAAGGAAACCGGACGAACAGAAATACCTGAAAGAAATGAAAACTGCCTTTGAAACTCAGTACAATGGATTGAGCAGAATGCAGGGAGAATTCTTGGACTTTGAGAAAAAATGGTCAGAACATTATTCACTTCTTCAAGATACACAATCTCAATTAAAATCAGACAAAACACCCGAAGACATTGAAGATCGGATCGTCCGGATTGAAAATATTTTGTTGGAGTCTCCCAGCAGCATTGACTCCTGGAACAAAAAAGCAGATGGTTCTTTGACCACGGCCATGACTGCCTATCAGCATATTTTCCAGTTGATGTATCAGAATAAATGAGTGAAAGCGTCTTTTGGAAAATTGGTTTTGGAAAATTTTATTGCATTTTCCTTTCCTCTCATGCTTAGAGGATCTCATCATGCTTAGTTCCCTACTCCTTTTTGCCTGCTTGATCCAGCTACGCAAAATTCACAACCCCACTTGCCTCTTCCTCTCTATCCTTCTTATTGTCCCAGATAATAGAATGACACAATACGCTTCTGGTCCAAGACCATCGACCTGGCTTGGTGAATATAGCGGATCCATTTTGTCTCTAACCAATGATTAAGTACACGAGAAAACCAATGGTCACAATGCTAATCAGGTTGAGGTAAAATCCCGCTTTCAGCATTTGATGCAAAGGGATTTTTCCCGATGAAAATACAATTGCATTGGGTGGAGTGCCCATCGGCAACATTCCCGCACAACTGGCAGCCAGGGTCATTGGAATACCAAGGATAAGAGGATTTAGATCCAAGGCCAAAGACAAACTTCCGACCACAGGCGCCATCACAATGACCTGCGCAATATTGGACATTATTTCACTCAGGAAAATAGAAATCGCGGCAATCAAAACAATGGAGAGAAAAACCGAAGAAGGCGAATGCAAGGATAGAAATTGTCCCATCTGTTGGATCACACCGGCATTTTCCAGGGCTTTTGCCAGCGTAAGGCCTCCACCAAACATCAAGAGGATTCCCCAACTCATTTTAGAAGTATCGGACCAATGCAACAAGCGTTCGTCTGTTTGTGGATCTTCGGTTTCACTGGGCTTATTCAGTTTAAGTTTTACACCGGATGGTATCATAAACAATAGCATTCCCGCTCCAATACCAATCATGCTGTCATGAATTTTTATTTGTAAAAACAATTCCAATGGTTCTCTAATGATCCATAGCATTGCAGCCAGTACAAATACCATCAGCGTTCTGATTTCAGAGGTTTTCCAAGGACCCAAAGCGCTTCTTTCTGTGCGAATAAAATCCATGGTTTTTTCCTGACTTCTCAGTCCATTGACAAAAATGACTTTTGTAAAAAGTAGATATAACAAAGCGAGTATCAAAATCGCGATCGGTAAACAAATTTTCATCCAGTCAAAAAATGAAATTTCCAATTGTAGTTGCTCTCTGGCATAAGCCACAAAAGCAACATTGGGTGGAGTCCCAATGATGGTCGCCAGACCACCGATATTTGCCGCATACGCAATTCCCAACAGAATAGAAATTTGAAAATATTTTAAGTCAGTGTCCGGATTTGTTTTTCCTATAACCGAAAGCACAGAAGTTGCGATGGGAAACATCATCATCGTGGTAGCCGTATTGCTCAACCACATGCTGATGAGAAAACTCGCCACCATAAATCCCATAAGTATTTGGTTGCCCTGGCTTCCGGTCCAAACGAGGATGTTCAAGGCAATTCTTTTATGCAAATTCCATTTTTCAATGGCAAGTGCGATGAAAAAACCTCCCATAAATAAAAAAATGATGGGATCTGCATAGTGGCGCGCTGTTTGTTGAATTTCTTCGATACCCGACAACGGAAATATCACCAATGGCAACAAGGCTGTGACGGGAAGTGGTAGTATTTCAAAAATCCAAAAACAAACCATCAATATCGCCACGCCTGTGGTGCTGAGCATTTTTATCTCTGATTGAAAGGGATTCCATAGGAAGTAAATTGAAATCAACAAGACAACGCCAAATCCCATCCACAGTTTTTGATCTTTCATGAGGGCTAAATTAATCCCATTTTCAATACCAACACGATCAATCTACTCCTCCAACTTATCATCGGTTCAAACGTTACATTTTCTCAGCAAAATCTATCTACAATGCAATATCAATTATTGGGCAAGAGTGGTCTGAAGGTTTCTCCACTTTGTCTCGGAACCATGGGATTTGGAACCGAATGGGGCTGGGGACTTTCACCAGAAGACAGCCATCAGATCTTAAAACATTTTGTAGACGCGGGTGGTAATTTTATTGATACGGCCAACCGATATACGGAAGGCTCCAGCGAAAAAATCATTGGAGATTTTATTTCCACAGACAGAGATCATTTTGTAATTGCCACCAAGTACAGCTTGCACGACAATCAAACCAACGTCAACGCTTCGGGCAACAACCGCAAAAACATGATCCGAAGCGTAGAGCAAAGTCTAAAGCGCCTGAAGACCGAGTTTATTGATTTGTTGTACCTCCATATTTGGGATCGATTGACACCCATCGAAGAGGTGATGATGGGATTGGATCATTTGGTCAGACAGGGCAAGGTACATTATCTGGGAATTAGTGATACGCCAGCCTGGGTGGTGAGTCAGGCACAGACGCTGGCTGAATCCAATGCCTGGAGCAAGTTAATTTCTCTGCAAGTGGAATACAGTCTCTTGCAAAGAACCCCCGAAAGAGAATTGATTCCGATGGCCAAACATTTTGGGATGACCGTAATGCCCTGGGCACCCCTTGCCGGTGGTGCATTGACCGGAAAATACCTAAAAGGAGAACAAGGTCGAATTAAAACAGGTAGCAGCAGATTGAATGAAAGGGCTGAAAAAATCACCAAAACTGTCCTTGAAATTGGAGATCAATTGGGGGTGCCGGCTTCGCACGTTGCCTTGGCCTGGACCAGACAGCAGGGCTTTTCCTGCATTCCAATTGTGGGTGCTACCAAATTGAATCAGTTGGACGAAAACATCAAATCATTGGCATTGGTCTTGTCTGCCGAACAGCTTGAAAAATTAAATTTGGTAAGTCAAATCGAATTGGGATTTCCCGGAGATTTTTTCAACGAGGCTGGTGTAAAAACCGTGACCTATGGAGGATTTTACGACCAAATTATCAAACCCTTTGAGTGAATTTAATAATCTGGATTCAGAATTGCTCAGTCTCTGAACTTATCCTAAGAAAATTGAATTCTAATGGGATATCCACCATTTTTAAAATAAAATCGAGGAGTTAAGAAATGGCAAATACCGTATATCACGCAGCAGAAACGAGAGGAAAAACCAAAATTGGTTGGTTGGATTCAAACCATACTTTTAGTTTTGGTTCTTATCAAAATAATCAAAGGATTCATTTTGGTGTTTTGCGTGTCTTGAATGATGATGTCATAGCAGGGGGAAGCGGTTTTGCTGCCCATCCTCACAGCGACATGGAAATTATTTCCATACCCTTGTCCGGGAGTTTAAAACACAAGGACAACATGGGTAATGAAGTGGTGATCAAGACCGGAGACATTCAGGTGATGAGTGCCGGTACGGGCATTCAGCACAGTGAATACAATGCAAGTAGCACGGAGCCCTGTTCATTCTTGCAAATATGGATATTTCCCCATCAAAAATCTGTAAAGCCACGGTACGATCTCTTTTCTTATGACACCGACTTGGAAAATCAATGGCAGCAATTACTTTCTCCCAATCAAGAGGATAAGGGTGTTTGGATTCATCAAAACGCATGGATCCACCTGGGAAAAATGTCAGAAGGAATTCAACTCAATTACGCGCTAAAGAATCCAAAAAATGGCTTGTACATTTTTGTGTTAAATGGAACCGTAAAAATTTACGATCAAATCTTGAATCCAAGAGATGGATTTGGGATCACCGATCCTGATCATGTGGAAATCGAAGCCGTACAAAATGCAGAAATCATCGTCATGGAATTACCCATGCATATTTAATAGTATAAAAATGAATCAAATTAAAAAGGCACACACGAAATATCCGGTTTTGGAATTAATTCAAAATCGCTGGAGCGCAAGAAGTTTCCGCACGGACAAGGACATCTCCATGGACGATCTTTACACCTTAATCGAAGCCGGTAGTTGGGCTCCAAGTTCAAGCAACGAACAACCCTGGAAATTTATCCTTGCACCGAGGGGCAGTGAGCAGTATCAGAAAGTGTATGATGCATTAATGGAAGGCAACAAACCCTGGTGCAAGAATGCTGCTGCATTTGTAGTTTGTCTGATCAGAACCCAGGTCGAAAAAACGGGGAAGGATAATTTTTATGCGATGCACGATTTGGGGCTTGCCAACGCGCAAATTTTATTGCAGGCTACTTCGATGGAAATTGCCAGTCATCCGATGGCCGGCATTGATAAAAATAAATTGACCGAATCTTTTAATATTCCTGAGGGAATCAAACCTGCGGTGGTCATAGCGTTGGGTTATCTAGATGAAGCTCAAAAACTCGAAGAGCCTTTTCTCACAAGGGAATTGACGCCTAGGAATAGGAAGCCTTTGGAGGAGATTATAATGCAGTTTTAAGTTTTAAGTTATTAGTTTTAAGTTATAAATCAGAGTATAACTTTTATTGCTTACAAATTCTTAAAGACTTAACACTTAAAACTCAACACTTAAAACTATTTCCTGTGATTTCATGAATTCCGTTGACAGGTTTATTATAACTTATAACCAATTACAGAGCCATCACTTCACGACTACAATTTTCTCCGACTTTAGCAAAACTCCTCGTTCAAATAAATTAACAAGGAAAATTCCTGTAGGCAACAGCTCTGTATCGATGACATTACTACCTTGAAATACGCGTTCACGGAGGACGGTTTGTCCTTGTGAATTTATTAGATGTAAGTACATACTTTCGGGCAAATAGTCATGTACATTTAGGACGAAGTGATCAGAAGCAGGGTTTGGAAAAATATCAGTTTTAATCTCAATTTTTCCTTCATCGTTAGTTGCTGAAGTTCCCACATTCAGTGTCCTACATAGAGTATCTGCGCCATATTTATTATTAACAATCAAACAAACCTCATAGATTCCATCCTTCTCGAAGCAGTGTATCGGAGAAGTATCCCTACTTTGTGTACCATCACCCAGATCCCAATACCATTCTGGTTCAGATTCTTCTGTTAAATACCCACTTAAATCCACAAACTCAAAACAGCGGTATCTGGCAGTGTCCTGATCATATCTCCACCAGGCCCAAGGCACATTGTCGATACCCAAAGTGTCACAATCGCTGCCATCGATAGGGCCGAGTCGGAAATGAGGAAAAAGTGGCATTGACCATATTACTGTAAATAAACGAATTTTCCGCAAATTAAAATCACTTTTCTCAGGAGCTAAATTAGGTTTTTCTATTGTGTGGTAAAAGCGAGAGGGGCGCATTGCAAAATGAATATAAATTTTACCATCAGGACCGGCAAGCATTTCTCCCATTTTTGCTTCAAGATGAAAGCTGTCTGTAACATGACTTATGACTCCATCAGTTGTTCCAATGATTTGCCTGTTACCCATTTTTCCATCTAAAATACTATATTGATACACGAAATCATCAATCGTTGTATACAAGTACTTAGAATTTGGGGAAAAACAGCCACCGGAGCCTCTACCATATGAGTAATCTGGGAATACATCGGATTGTCTATTAGACAATAGCCCTGTGCATCGGTCAAAATGATAAAACTCAACCCTGCCATGATCATCCCAATTATCATAAATCCTGGTTGTCATAGCATAATATTTTCCATCAGGAGAAAAAAATGCCCAACCGCCAGAATTGTCAGTAAATCTCTCCATATTTTGTATGAAAATGTTCTGAATCTTATTTTCAGAAAACAGTATGGTATAAAACTGATTTGATTGGAATCTTGGAATTAAAATCCACCAATCCCTGCCATTGGCGTGTTTGCAGGCTGCTAACATGCCAACAGTTGTTGTATCATTGAGAAAAATTTCATTCTTTGTCAATCGCATGGATGTGCTGTTTTCTTCAATGAGCACATTTCTTAGATTGTAAAAGTATGCATAAACTTCGTTGACCCCGGGTCTGGGGTCTCCTATTGTATTCCATAATCCAGTGAATAGTGAATAACTTGAATCATTCAAATAATCTGGTAACATCAGACTCATTTGAGGAGATCCATCGCAATAAGAGAATGGGCAGATATCTTCGTACCTACCAACATATTTGTGGAATCTGTTTTGCACGGTCTTGCCGTCAAAATGATACCTAAATTCTCCTGCTTTATTGCTGATCATTGCGCTAAAGTACGCCGTATTATTGATAAATTTGGACGAGTAAGTAAGCGATGGATTGCCATCCTGAGTATCAAAACTCAGGATGGCTGGTCCATAAATAGAATCAATGGGTAAAATATCATTAAATCCAACAACCCAATTAAAATCATGTTTCTGTGCCAAAGCTCCAGAAGCAAAATATAAGACAAAAATCACTGAAATTACGAATTTCATAATCTAAGTATTTTGGAAAAATTAATTTACCTAAAGCTTTATGAAAGGTATGGCCTTCATTGGTATCTTGTCTGACAGTATTTGGATTCTGTAAATACCAGTTGGCCATTCAGATGTATTCACTTTTGTATTGGACTCTTTATGACTTAACAAACTATAAATCGGAGTACCCATCACATCAAAAATAAGGATGTCATAAGGTTCAGATTTGACTTTATCATTTCTCCACTCCAGCTCTATCCATTCCTGTGAAGGATTGGGAGTTATTTTTAAATTTATGGAGTTTAATGGTATCTGATCCTTATTTTTTGAAATCAATTCTGACTCCTCTTCACACAAATCTTCATCATCAAACAATACTTCCGGTTTATAATGTGCATTGATGCTTCTGGCGAGAAATACAAGGCTGCCATGACTATTGGGACATAGATTGGATAAAGCATACAAATCAGCCAATTGAGTAGAATCTGCTTGAACCACTTGTGGAAAAACCAGGTCCAATTGCAGCTGTCTAACCGCTTTCTCATTGGTTTCTATATCTCCCGTTGGACTCAGATAATTTAGAATTTGCTGAGAAGAATTTTTAACAGTATTCATTGTGCTTAAATGTGAAGTGTCATTAGAATACAAAGTGGAATCAATAAAGCCCAAGCTATCAGAGAAAAGATCTAGTTGTTCAAAAATAT
This window of the Saprospiraceae bacterium genome carries:
- the pdxH gene encoding pyridoxamine 5'-phosphate oxidase, giving the protein MDYKDLRKEYLKHSLELSDLDPDPILQFKRWFHEAIRAKVDEPNAMVCATVSKEGKPSCRYVLLKGLRENRFVFFTNYNSRKGIELTENKFCSLVFFWRELERQVRVEGMAEKSTEEYSDEYFESRPLGSRISSLVSPQSAIIPSKAVLEEELKKWSELDAGLIKRPVHWGGFEIIPDRMEFWQGRQDRLHDRVCYQKKLDSSWELFLLAP
- a CDS encoding amidohydrolase: MQKFILHPLLFAFILIQPMLAQDFIEKESRLILDDLIQHRRHLHQNPELSNREFNTAQYVAKHLREYNLEVKEGIAHTGVVGILKTNRPGPVIALRADMDALPVEEKSGLPFASQLKTNYNGQEVSVSHACGHDAHVAILLGTAQLLAKHRHRLKGTIVFIFQPAEEGPPEGEEGGAPMMIQQGVLEDPKVEVIFGLHMNAHAPVGHLWYKPGAFMASADWFKVEITGKQTHGAKPWDGVDPITVAAQIIQGYQTIVARQTDLTKTPLVLTVGKINGGLRENIIPEKVIFGGSIRVMDTSIQYQTHRSMHLMTKNIAEAYGANASLTIVQRCPVTFNTPDLVQRMIPSLQKAAGADRVSLTDGSTWSEDFAWYGTKVPSFFFNLGGRPVGIDPDKVSPHHTPGFVIDDSQLDVGVRAFCHLVMDYSR
- a CDS encoding anion permease; amino-acid sequence: MKDQKLWMGFGVVLLISIYFLWNPFQSEIKMLSTTGVAILMVCFWIFEILPLPVTALLPLVIFPLSGIEEIQQTARHYADPIIFLFMGGFFIALAIEKWNLHKRIALNILVWTGSQGNQILMGFMVASFLISMWLSNTATTMMMFPIATSVLSVIGKTNPDTDLKYFQISILLGIAYAANIGGLATIIGTPPNVAFVAYAREQLQLEISFFDWMKICLPIAILILALLYLLFTKVIFVNGLRSQEKTMDFIRTERSALGPWKTSEIRTLMVFVLAAMLWIIREPLELFLQIKIHDSMIGIGAGMLLFMIPSGVKLKLNKPSETEDPQTDERLLHWSDTSKMSWGILLMFGGGLTLAKALENAGVIQQMGQFLSLHSPSSVFLSIVLIAAISIFLSEIMSNIAQVIVMAPVVGSLSLALDLNPLILGIPMTLAASCAGMLPMGTPPNAIVFSSGKIPLHQMLKAGFYLNLISIVTIGFLVYLIIG
- a CDS encoding aldo/keto reductase, which encodes MQYQLLGKSGLKVSPLCLGTMGFGTEWGWGLSPEDSHQILKHFVDAGGNFIDTANRYTEGSSEKIIGDFISTDRDHFVIATKYSLHDNQTNVNASGNNRKNMIRSVEQSLKRLKTEFIDLLYLHIWDRLTPIEEVMMGLDHLVRQGKVHYLGISDTPAWVVSQAQTLAESNAWSKLISLQVEYSLLQRTPERELIPMAKHFGMTVMPWAPLAGGALTGKYLKGEQGRIKTGSSRLNERAEKITKTVLEIGDQLGVPASHVALAWTRQQGFSCIPIVGATKLNQLDENIKSLALVLSAEQLEKLNLVSQIELGFPGDFFNEAGVKTVTYGGFYDQIIKPFE
- a CDS encoding pirin family protein — encoded protein: MANTVYHAAETRGKTKIGWLDSNHTFSFGSYQNNQRIHFGVLRVLNDDVIAGGSGFAAHPHSDMEIISIPLSGSLKHKDNMGNEVVIKTGDIQVMSAGTGIQHSEYNASSTEPCSFLQIWIFPHQKSVKPRYDLFSYDTDLENQWQQLLSPNQEDKGVWIHQNAWIHLGKMSEGIQLNYALKNPKNGLYIFVLNGTVKIYDQILNPRDGFGITDPDHVEIEAVQNAEIIVMELPMHI
- a CDS encoding nitroreductase family protein, whose translation is MNQIKKAHTKYPVLELIQNRWSARSFRTDKDISMDDLYTLIEAGSWAPSSSNEQPWKFILAPRGSEQYQKVYDALMEGNKPWCKNAAAFVVCLIRTQVEKTGKDNFYAMHDLGLANAQILLQATSMEIASHPMAGIDKNKLTESFNIPEGIKPAVVIALGYLDEAQKLEEPFLTRELTPRNRKPLEEIIMQF
- a CDS encoding T9SS type A sorting domain-containing protein, which encodes MKFVISVIFVLYFASGALAQKHDFNWVVGFNDILPIDSIYGPAILSFDTQDGNPSLTYSSKFINNTAYFSAMISNKAGEFRYHFDGKTVQNRFHKYVGRYEDICPFSYCDGSPQMSLMLPDYLNDSSYSLFTGLWNTIGDPRPGVNEVYAYFYNLRNVLIEENSTSMRLTKNEIFLNDTTTVGMLAACKHANGRDWWILIPRFQSNQFYTILFSENKIQNIFIQNMERFTDNSGGWAFFSPDGKYYAMTTRIYDNWDDHGRVEFYHFDRCTGLLSNRQSDVFPDYSYGRGSGGCFSPNSKYLYTTIDDFVYQYSILDGKMGNRQIIGTTDGVISHVTDSFHLEAKMGEMLAGPDGKIYIHFAMRPSRFYHTIEKPNLAPEKSDFNLRKIRLFTVIWSMPLFPHFRLGPIDGSDCDTLGIDNVPWAWWRYDQDTARYRCFEFVDLSGYLTEESEPEWYWDLGDGTQSRDTSPIHCFEKDGIYEVCLIVNNKYGADTLCRTLNVGTSATNDEGKIEIKTDIFPNPASDHFVLNVHDYLPESMYLHLINSQGQTVLRERVFQGSNVIDTELLPTGIFLVNLFERGVLLKSEKIVVVK